TTGGATTTAAGCAGATTGCATGATCGTATTGCTAGATCTGTATTatctgtattatttattatgttgaTTTACCAACAGTGTTTGCATCACAAactgttgtatgtgtgtgttgcaggtgttGCATGTAGTTGGAGAAGAGCCTCCTGGTTCAGTGGCACTCTCTTCCACCCCCAGGGTAGACTACTCCTGCATGGGCTTAGCCTTCTCTACCCTGTACTGTGGAAGTTACCGCGGGAAGGCCAATGGAGACATTTTGGTAACCTGACTGAGCCACAAACATGCATTTTGCTGATCACATCAGGTATTCAAATCATCATTCCAGGAGATGAAATGCAACTaatgttttcctctcctttcacAGGTGGCAGACCATGAAATCATCATCCCACTGAAAGGTAAAacttttgaaaagtttttaaaCACTGAAGTTGAATCGCAGTGTTCGTAGAGCGGCTGTGGTCCGCCTGTGACCTTTGGCCTGGATTGTATAAACTCTGACCCAAGAGAGACCCATCGCATCTTATTTTGGCCATGCTGTCTGCACACCATCTTCCCCCAGCTTAGTGGTCTATTTCAGATAGTAAAGTGTCTGTTCTTGGATTAGACCCTCAAGGCCCTTGTGCACTTTCACCTCTGACCTGGTGAAATCTCCCCTTCAGGCAACTAATGTGGTTATCCCATGACATTTGATTTTGACTTGAGTGTAAGAACAAATCAAGACTCAATAACCTTGCATGAAAGAATGCCTGGTTACTTTAGCCTTGGTTCTAGCCTTGAGAAGTTTCTCAATTATTTACAGGATGTAGACAGTGAAGctctgcaattttttttttagccatgccATCAACGTACTGTTGATAAATCCAAATAACTGTATGTGAACCCtcaacttttcctctagcacctTTTTAATAGCATATTTTGATTGCAGAGATTGAATCAGTATATAGGGTTGTATAAGTTGATGAAATGCTTTTACTGCAATGTCAGGGGAAAATGCCAGGTGTATTCCTGTGGTGTGTGTTAAAGAAACAACAGTGTTGATACCAGCACTGCAGGCTGCTAAGCTAACCTGATATCCTTGTCCTACCCCAGACACGAGGGAACAGGTGGAGGTGATGTTAACCTTGAAGCGCAAAGAGCTGAGGAGGTACAGTGTTTGGGAGCAGCAGGAAATGGAGATGCGGGACCTTCACTTTAAGGTTGATAAGGATCCTTTCCCTGTCGCCATCCTTCTGCTCTGCGTGTcagaaactgctgcagctgctgtacaGCGGGACCTCTGCAAACTGTGTTTCAAACAAGATGGAACCACGAACCCTGGTGAGTTTGCTGTAATGCTCTCAGTTTAAATACATGTTCAGTGCTTGGAGTCAGACTCGTatctctaaatgtttttttggagaCGTGGCATTTAGGTTGCCTTCGCTCTAAATCTTACTTCTGAGATACATCTTTTGCTATACAAATTCCTGATATAATTTCCAGTATTGTTTGATACGTCACATTATTCTCAATGTAAATCTGCATGGTGCATGATATtggtgttgtgatgtttttatttcaacaggCAAGGCCAGTCCCTTCATCCTGCTGACTCTGAGAGATCCTCTAGAGGGAATGGAGGGGGCTTTATTGCGCTCCCTCCTCGACATTGACTGTCTCAACAGTCTGACACATGAACAGTCTGTTGTAACCCATAGTGAAGACAGATTCAATTATTGGGAAGCTATCCACACTCCGGTTCTTTCTCTGGATGATAGCATAGAGCTGATTAAAAGAACTGGACTGGACTCAcacctgctgtctctgctggGCCTGGAGAGcactgaccctgaccctgaccttAACACTGACCAGGGCAGTTCACATTCTGACACAGACGAAAGCAACACACCATACAACCAGCTGGAGGTTGAGCTGCATAAAGAGACAGTCCAGGAGCTGGAGACAGCACCAGAGCAAGACACAGGGACAAAACTCAGACCAGAGGAGGATAAGGAAGAACAAGAGCTTGAACATCCCTCTGAGGTAATTGGTCaccaacctttttggcttttgACCTGATAGAATGAAGCAACATATACATCAGCAGAGGATGCATCTGTTTACTGATGTATGACTAGTTTAATCAGAGTGACTTTCCTTCGTGTATTTGAATCATTTCAAATTGTGCTATGTCACATGAGAAATTGGAGGACAATGTACAATGTGCTGTTATGAATTTCCTTccacaggagagaaagaaggaaccCTCCCCTGTATACACACTGTGCCATCGTAGAACCAAAGGATCATACTTTGTGTCCCTGTGTAAACCAGACTCAGCATGGACTAAATTTAAACACCAGGGTCTGCCCCGCAGGCAAGTTACCTACATCATTTCATATGCAGCCTGGTCCGGCCGGGATTGGCATTTGACTCCCAGATGAGGATCTTTGCTGCCACTAGAGTTCACTTTTAGGACTAGGAACATAATAGATATTAGGGATTCAAAGATCCAAGGCTTTTGCTCTGGGTTCTGATACCTCTGTTTCATTCCTCCTCTTTTAAGGTTGATccagtttcctcctcctccactaaAAGGAGGAATAACTGTTACAATGGAGGACCTGCAGTGCCTTGACAGTGGGCAGTTCCTCAACGATGTTATCATCGATTTTTACCTCAAGTAAgtaacacattttcaaacaaaagttTTCAAATTTTCTTTGCTTCCTCGTGTGTTTGTGGAGAAGACATCGACTTTGAAAATGATTGTGTTGAAACAGATACCTCCTCCAgaatgtgtctgctgctgtggcCGAGCGCTCCCACGtcttcagcagcttcttctACAAGCAGCTGACGCGGAGGGACAACGCCAGCGAGGGTGGCACCAGTGACTCGTAAGTAGTGCTGGCAAAGTTTGGTATGCGCTGGGTCTGCACTGGTATCTACTGCCTCCGGGAAACAGCCTTGCACTGACAAAAGTTATCGCCTTCTCCCACCTGATCCGCTTTTATATATCACCTTAACTAACTGCCAGAGACCGAAATGGAAGCATTATATCCTTAAAGAGATTATAAACTCACTCGAGGACTGTGTGACAAAGTTTAGCTTTAAGCAGTGCAGgtagagacagactgacagatgtTTTCCCCCTCACAGCTTACTATAGCTGAATCCGCTCACTGCTGAGACCACGCAGCACTACAGACTCTGCATACTCACCTTGACCTGACTCAACTACGCTTCATATTTCTTAGGCGTCTTGTTTCCTCTTCTGTTATAGTACAACATACAAATGAGTTGGTAaatttatatctatatatatatatatatatatatatatatatataaatatatatatatatatatataaaaatgtatatatatatataaatgtatgtgtgtatatatatttatttatttatttatttttgtttcttgtcacaataaaaaaaaaaaccaaaaaaacaattCTATGATTTCACAATTTATCACCTTAATCTTTCCTTTAACTTAACCTTTAGCTTAATATTTTGGAAGGATATTGAGGCATAAATTGCTTTACTTCTGTTCAGTGACAGTGCATCCTATTAGCATGTCCTGTAGCTTAACAGGTGCACAACGCCAAAGACTTGAAAGACAAGTTCAATATATTTAGAGACCTTGTTTATAAAGGAGCATCATAACATTCAAACTTCCTGGCACTTCTCTGTCTATgggtatttgtgtgtatatgtgtaacAACTTGTGAAACactataaaaacatgtttccctgtctcgtgtgtgtgtgtgtgtgtgtgtgtgtgtgtgtgtgtgtgtgtgtgtgtgtgtgtgtgtgtgtgtgtgtgtgtgtgtgtaaccagcTGTCAGAGGCAAAGGCGGCACCAACGGGTGAAGACATGGACACGCCATGTGGACATCTTCCAAaaagacttcctgtttgtgcCTGTCAATCAGGAGTGAGTTAAATATATGAAAAGGTGTATTGTacagacatttgtttttgaatgtcACATTACATATCActttgcttttgtctgtttagGGCTCATTGGTATTTAGTTGTCATTTGCTTTCCTGGGCTGAATGAGCCAAAACTTGAGGCCTGGACTGGCCTAGACCCAAAGGCAGAAAAGAGCCATGGTGGGACAGATGAGTCACAGGATCAAGATGACTCTCAAGGATCTAAAAGTCCCAATGATAACACAGAGACACCACCTACATTAAACCACAGTGACAACGTCAACACAGAGACAGGTTGGTTTGGCTGAATGATATATAAAATTACTTTCTGCTACtacttgtgtattttttaagCACTTCTTTGATTTACACTGTGATTATAGCAGTGATGGGGAAGCTGaaggtttgttgttgtttttatcttttagaAAAGGCTCAAGAAGAATCCACCAAAGACCCACCACCTGTTCGAGTGGTAAGAAATGATACTGTTTTGTGCTCGTCatgatttacagtattttttcttttattgcgCAAGCAAATTTTTAAcaattttgtctttatttgttcatCCACATCTGTTCTGTGtaattatttctttgtttgtctttgtttgtagAACTGCACTGAGAAGACCTTCCAGGAAAAGGCTGTTTGCAAGAGGTGAGCGTGTTGGTAGAGTTATGCTATTCTTCTACAGTGACCATCTGATCTGACCATCTGTTTCTGATTTTCACATGACGCCCCTCAGATTATGTTTCCATAGTTATTGTTTGCAACAAATTATATATAGGTCCTTCAGTACTATGTGGACATAGACTACAAATAAAAAGTCAGGGCAGGTCAAAGGCATGTTCAGACCTCTCtggttctgttttctttttgcaggtCTGTAGTGTTATACACATGTTACAGCAGCATCTTTCAGTGTGGTTGGCTTACAGTTGTATGCACACTAACCTGTACATGTGGAAAAATGATCCACAATAATATAATGTGGAATCAAGcattgattgacagctgtgctTCTTCTGTCTGCAGGCCGTGTATTCTCATCATGGATTCCCTCAAAATTTCTCTTCACGAGCGAGTCTTCAAACTCTTACGGGAGTAAGTATGACACTTTCGGtccctctgtctgcagctgtattggtgtgtttatttctgtgtttaagACATATTTGTCTCACAGGTACTTGCAGTCGGAGTGGGAGGTCCGTCGTGGCTCATCAAGGGACTTTGGTCCTGATCAGATGAAAAGCTCACATTGCCAAGTTCCCCTTCAGGACAACAGCAGTGACTGTGGCCTTTATCTGCTGCAATATGTTGAGAGTTTTTTGAAGGTAAAGAacttgtcatcttttttttttttttttttagagctcACACAGTCtgatatgttttaaaaaatggcgACTGCTATATTCAATCAGCAACAGCTTTAAATTTGAACTCAGCTCAACATTCAAAGGGATTTTAAGTCATGTTCACAGTGAGAAACAACTTCTGCTTGTCCCTCTGCTCTCAGGATCCTGTGGTACACTTTGCCCTCCCCCTAAACCTACAACGATGGTTCCCGCGGCAGAAGGTGCGGAGGAAACGAGACGAAATCAGAGATCTGGTACTTAACCTTTACCGGCAGCAGAATCTGGATAATAACAGATAGAC
This genomic interval from Seriola aureovittata isolate HTS-2021-v1 ecotype China chromosome 11, ASM2101889v1, whole genome shotgun sequence contains the following:
- the senp7 gene encoding sentrin-specific protease 7 isoform X1 — its product is MMERRKALTIPFSVNKDNLMENPLKIPMTGLSSECGKLDRQVSWTAFAGCKLRHHDSKPKNGSVIDHKHAATVTLEMAKRKPCLVLTDVLKTEHGKTYIERIKQSHTMGNEGQMSSTRRESGRCREEPLACRERRSSQREVNNDKSKSLTPNHNQRPNSSPTQRSRLRRRLQNDDAEDDKDENKDIEEVIIGKDNGADYKFAEVVDCGLSVSWKPAKDTGGCDEFTPASIKDRWIDPEKEQQHSLKRKRRDTESQCNGTGSPKRHRESVLRLTGEDGRDGGPVPASVCLEESREDVDLESLDRSIVQFTVGGDDTTAILVPIVNPSIESQDSPTKSGPSEPIVLSSDDGGDDDDDDDDDESGDVPVNRSPAVHRKENTVIQGKSSKKAVVKQQEASDVQEMQVLHVVGEEPPGSVALSSTPRVDYSCMGLAFSTLYCGSYRGKANGDILVADHEIIIPLKDTREQVEVMLTLKRKELRRYSVWEQQEMEMRDLHFKVDKDPFPVAILLLCVSETAAAAVQRDLCKLCFKQDGTTNPGKASPFILLTLRDPLEGMEGALLRSLLDIDCLNSLTHEQSVVTHSEDRFNYWEAIHTPVLSLDDSIELIKRTGLDSHLLSLLGLESTDPDPDLNTDQGSSHSDTDESNTPYNQLEVELHKETVQELETAPEQDTGTKLRPEEDKEEQELEHPSEERKKEPSPVYTLCHRRTKGSYFVSLCKPDSAWTKFKHQGLPRRLIQFPPPPLKGGITVTMEDLQCLDSGQFLNDVIIDFYLKYLLQNVSAAVAERSHVFSSFFYKQLTRRDNASEGGTSDSCQRQRRHQRVKTWTRHVDIFQKDFLFVPVNQEAHWYLVVICFPGLNEPKLEAWTGLDPKAEKSHGGTDESQDQDDSQGSKSPNDNTETPPTLNHSDNVNTETEKAQEESTKDPPPVRVNCTEKTFQEKAVCKRPCILIMDSLKISLHERVFKLLREYLQSEWEVRRGSSRDFGPDQMKSSHCQVPLQDNSSDCGLYLLQYVESFLKDPVVHFALPLNLQRWFPRQKVRRKRDEIRDLVLNLYRQQNLDNNR
- the senp7 gene encoding sentrin-specific protease 7 isoform X2 — its product is MMERRKALTIPFSVNKDNLVSWTAFAGCKLRHHDSKPKNGSVIDHKHAATVTLEMAKRKPCLVLTDVLKTEHGKTYIERIKQSHTMGNEGQMSSTRRESGRCREEPLACRERRSSQREVNNDKSKSLTPNHNQRPNSSPTQRSRLRRRLQNDDAEDDKDENKDIEEVIIGKDNGADYKFAEVVDCGLSVSWKPAKDTGGCDEFTPASIKDRWIDPEKEQQHSLKRKRRDTESQCNGTGSPKRHRESVLRLTGEDGRDGGPVPASVCLEESREDVDLESLDRSIVQFTVGGDDTTAILVPIVNPSIESQDSPTKSGPSEPIVLSSDDGGDDDDDDDDDESGDVPVNRSPAVHRKENTVIQGKSSKKAVVKQQEASDVQEMQVLHVVGEEPPGSVALSSTPRVDYSCMGLAFSTLYCGSYRGKANGDILVADHEIIIPLKDTREQVEVMLTLKRKELRRYSVWEQQEMEMRDLHFKVDKDPFPVAILLLCVSETAAAAVQRDLCKLCFKQDGTTNPGKASPFILLTLRDPLEGMEGALLRSLLDIDCLNSLTHEQSVVTHSEDRFNYWEAIHTPVLSLDDSIELIKRTGLDSHLLSLLGLESTDPDPDLNTDQGSSHSDTDESNTPYNQLEVELHKETVQELETAPEQDTGTKLRPEEDKEEQELEHPSEERKKEPSPVYTLCHRRTKGSYFVSLCKPDSAWTKFKHQGLPRRLIQFPPPPLKGGITVTMEDLQCLDSGQFLNDVIIDFYLKYLLQNVSAAVAERSHVFSSFFYKQLTRRDNASEGGTSDSCQRQRRHQRVKTWTRHVDIFQKDFLFVPVNQEAHWYLVVICFPGLNEPKLEAWTGLDPKAEKSHGGTDESQDQDDSQGSKSPNDNTETPPTLNHSDNVNTETEKAQEESTKDPPPVRVNCTEKTFQEKAVCKRPCILIMDSLKISLHERVFKLLREYLQSEWEVRRGSSRDFGPDQMKSSHCQVPLQDNSSDCGLYLLQYVESFLKDPVVHFALPLNLQRWFPRQKVRRKRDEIRDLVLNLYRQQNLDNNR